A window of the Romeriopsis navalis LEGE 11480 genome harbors these coding sequences:
- a CDS encoding fructosamine kinase family protein — MWKQISDRISLAIGENFAARSPRSVSGGCINEGYKVTDGRLEFFVKINRADRVSMFEAEAAGLEQMAATQTIRVPKPICWGVASDASYIVLEWLNLGQGNTKAQRKMGRQLAKLHQYSGSTAFGWTQSNTIGSTPQINYWKSDWIKFWQEHRIGYQLELAHRQGGNFPQANAIMAAIPQLLTHHEPQPSFVHGDLWGGNAAVTDEGEPVIFDPAAYWGDREVDLAMTELFGGFSSAFYAGYNEVAPVDAGYERRKILYNLYHILNHYNLFGSGYAGQANRMIEQLLQF, encoded by the coding sequence ATGTGGAAACAAATCAGCGACCGAATTAGCTTAGCGATCGGTGAAAATTTTGCCGCTCGATCACCCCGTTCCGTCAGTGGTGGTTGCATCAACGAGGGTTATAAAGTCACCGATGGCCGCTTGGAGTTTTTCGTCAAAATCAACCGCGCCGATCGCGTATCGATGTTTGAAGCCGAGGCCGCCGGACTCGAACAAATGGCCGCGACCCAAACCATCCGTGTGCCCAAGCCAATTTGCTGGGGCGTCGCCAGTGATGCGAGCTACATCGTGCTCGAATGGCTCAACCTCGGACAGGGTAATACCAAGGCGCAGCGCAAAATGGGACGCCAGCTCGCAAAACTTCACCAGTACAGTGGCTCCACCGCTTTCGGCTGGACCCAAAGCAATACAATCGGTTCAACCCCACAAATCAATTATTGGAAAAGTGACTGGATTAAGTTTTGGCAGGAGCATCGCATCGGTTATCAGCTCGAACTGGCACACCGGCAAGGCGGCAACTTCCCACAAGCCAATGCGATCATGGCGGCAATTCCCCAACTGCTGACCCACCATGAACCACAGCCGTCATTTGTGCATGGTGACCTCTGGGGCGGCAATGCCGCCGTCACCGACGAGGGTGAACCGGTCATATTCGATCCCGCCGCTTACTGGGGCGATCGCGAAGTCGATCTGGCGATGACCGAGCTATTTGGCGGTTTTTCCAGTGCATTTTATGCGGGCTACAATGAAGTCGCACCAGTCGATGCGGGTTATGAACGCCGCAAGATTTTGTATAACCTGTACCACATTCTGAATCACTATAATCTCTTCGGTAGTGGCTACGCTGGCCAAGCCAATCGGATGATTGAACAACTGCTGCAGTTCTAA
- a CDS encoding M16 family metallopeptidase — protein MTATATPIATSLNNPVIHHLPNGLTIIAEQIPVNAINLNLWLNIGSVVESNDINGMAHFLEHMIFKGTQRLQSGEFEARVEARGAATNAATSQDYTHYYITTAPQDFADLAPLQLDVLLNPAIPDDAFDRERQVVMEEIRRSEDNPRRRSYQHLANMAFETLPYNRPVLGPIEVIEQLKPQQMRDFHRGWYHPDRVVAVAVGNLPVEELIATVERSCLQSMEDRRGEPHIRHQRQSLGQESAFAQVIRAEHIDPTLQQARMMMLWRVPGCMNPQETYALDMLANILSHGRTSRLVQDLREQRQLVNGIGASNMTYQHQGIFCISANLDSDNIAATEQAIREQVDRLHNELVPMADLTKVATQVANHFVFNNETPSARANLYGYYYALMGDLAPAFSYTDAIRSLTPQDLQTAAQKYLSTEAYGTVTIRPET, from the coding sequence ATGACTGCAACCGCTACGCCGATCGCGACTAGCCTGAACAATCCGGTTATTCACCACCTGCCCAATGGCTTAACGATCATCGCTGAGCAAATCCCGGTCAATGCAATTAATCTCAACCTCTGGTTGAACATCGGTTCTGTAGTCGAATCGAATGACATCAACGGTATGGCACACTTCCTGGAGCATATGATCTTCAAAGGAACCCAGCGGCTTCAGAGTGGTGAATTTGAAGCCCGAGTTGAAGCCCGTGGAGCAGCGACCAATGCGGCCACAAGCCAAGACTATACCCACTATTACATCACCACAGCCCCACAGGATTTTGCCGACCTGGCACCGTTACAACTCGATGTACTCTTGAATCCGGCCATTCCTGACGATGCGTTTGATCGAGAACGCCAGGTCGTTATGGAGGAAATTCGCCGATCAGAGGACAATCCCCGGCGCCGCAGTTACCAACACCTCGCAAATATGGCGTTCGAGACGCTCCCCTACAATCGCCCCGTGCTAGGACCAATCGAGGTGATCGAACAGCTCAAACCACAGCAAATGCGTGATTTCCATCGTGGCTGGTATCACCCTGATCGCGTTGTCGCAGTTGCCGTGGGGAATCTCCCAGTAGAAGAGCTGATCGCCACAGTCGAACGGAGCTGCCTCCAATCCATGGAAGATCGTCGCGGTGAACCCCATATCCGCCATCAGCGACAGAGCCTCGGCCAGGAGTCTGCTTTTGCACAAGTCATCCGCGCCGAACACATTGACCCAACCTTGCAACAAGCCCGGATGATGATGCTCTGGCGGGTACCCGGCTGCATGAATCCGCAAGAAACCTATGCCCTTGATATGCTGGCAAATATCCTCAGTCATGGTCGGACCTCGCGCCTGGTGCAAGACTTGCGCGAACAGCGCCAGCTTGTCAATGGCATCGGTGCTAGCAACATGACGTACCAGCATCAAGGCATCTTCTGCATCTCAGCCAACCTCGACAGCGACAACATCGCCGCAACAGAGCAAGCAATCCGCGAACAGGTCGATCGCTTGCACAATGAATTAGTGCCCATGGCTGATCTGACAAAAGTCGCAACCCAAGTGGCCAACCACTTTGTCTTTAACAATGAAACCCCGAGTGCCCGTGCCAACCTTTATGGCTACTATTACGCACTGATGGGGGATTTGGCCCCCGCTTTCAGCTATACCGACGCAATTCGATCGCTGACCCCACAAGATCTGCAAACCGCTGCGCAGAAATACTTGTCCACAGAGGCTTATGGTACTGTCACTATTAGACCGGAAACCTAG
- a CDS encoding phytoene desaturase family protein, whose protein sequence is MSPSPRSSTTANPTAKPLEDIDILVIGSGIGGLVAAALLAHYGQRVVVCESHSIPGGAAHAFSRDGFHFDSGPSFYCGLADPKSLNPLRQVLDLLDEPIAAQPYDPLGYYHFPDRTIPIFGNLDRYQTELSKFTPTGAREFGNLVDRFLRLYHGLSGIPTLALRSDWKLFPFLLQHYSQALLKLLGQLQDIQGSAGHILDATVQDPWVRTLFNLECFLLSGMSAADTVAPEMAFMFGERTTSVIDYPIGGSGAIIAALVRGLEKFGGQLRLRSHVQQILVEQNQVTGVRLQSGEVIQAPIVISNATLWDTYQHLLKPEDLPNRYRASQLETPAIESFMHLHLGIRADDLEAELGHPLAGHHVVVHDSSQPVTVPNNVCMISIPSVWDKTLAPTGHHTIHAYTLEPHENWQNISDYTQQKQQKSRILYKALERVIPDIKRRVTLELIGTPTTHARFLHRYHGTYGPGIAAGQGMFPSCRTPIRGLYRVGDSTIPGIGVPAVAASGILCANALVKPAQTRTALKQLHLL, encoded by the coding sequence ATGTCACCATCGCCACGATCATCAACCACAGCGAACCCAACGGCAAAACCGCTGGAAGACATCGATATTCTAGTCATTGGGAGCGGGATTGGGGGATTAGTTGCCGCCGCACTGCTGGCGCATTACGGTCAGCGGGTCGTGGTCTGTGAGAGTCATAGCATCCCGGGTGGGGCAGCTCATGCATTTAGCCGGGATGGATTTCATTTCGATTCGGGCCCCTCATTCTATTGTGGACTCGCGGATCCCAAATCGCTCAATCCGCTGCGACAAGTCTTAGATCTGCTAGACGAACCCATTGCAGCCCAGCCTTACGATCCACTGGGCTATTATCATTTTCCCGACCGCACAATCCCAATTTTTGGCAATCTCGATCGCTATCAAACCGAGCTCTCGAAATTTACCCCAACGGGTGCTAGAGAGTTTGGCAATCTCGTCGATCGCTTTCTCCGCCTATATCATGGACTCTCTGGCATTCCCACATTAGCCCTGCGATCAGACTGGAAACTCTTCCCCTTTTTGCTCCAGCACTATTCCCAAGCACTGCTCAAATTACTCGGGCAACTCCAGGATATTCAAGGCTCTGCAGGCCACATCCTCGATGCTACGGTGCAGGATCCGTGGGTACGGACGCTCTTTAACTTAGAGTGCTTCTTACTATCCGGTATGTCAGCAGCCGATACCGTCGCGCCCGAAATGGCGTTTATGTTTGGCGAACGCACGACATCCGTGATCGACTATCCGATCGGCGGCAGCGGTGCAATCATTGCCGCACTCGTCCGTGGACTGGAAAAATTTGGTGGGCAATTGCGGCTCCGTAGCCATGTTCAACAAATCCTCGTCGAGCAGAACCAAGTCACCGGCGTCCGCCTCCAATCTGGTGAAGTGATTCAGGCACCGATCGTCATCTCAAACGCCACGCTGTGGGACACTTATCAACACCTACTCAAGCCAGAAGATTTGCCGAATCGCTACCGGGCCAGTCAACTCGAAACACCGGCGATCGAAAGCTTTATGCACCTTCACCTGGGGATTCGCGCGGATGACTTAGAGGCCGAACTGGGGCATCCGCTCGCAGGCCACCATGTTGTCGTACATGATTCAAGTCAGCCTGTGACAGTTCCTAACAATGTCTGCATGATTTCAATTCCTTCCGTTTGGGACAAAACACTTGCACCGACCGGCCACCATACAATCCACGCTTATACATTAGAGCCCCATGAAAATTGGCAAAATATCAGCGATTACACGCAACAAAAACAGCAGAAAAGCCGAATTCTTTATAAAGCTCTGGAGAGAGTAATTCCAGACATCAAACGCCGAGTCACATTGGAATTAATTGGCACACCAACCACGCATGCTCGATTTTTACATCGGTATCATGGCACCTATGGTCCAGGAATCGCGGCGGGGCAAGGGATGTTTCCCAGTTGTCGCACGCCGATCCGTGGCCTATATCGCGTCGGGGACAGCACCATACCAGGGATTGGCGTGCCAGCTGTTGCAGCATCTGGCATCCTGTGCGCAAATGCATTGGTTAAACCAGCGCAGACACGCACCGCCCTCAAGCAATTACACCTTCTGTAA
- a CDS encoding glycosyltransferase, whose amino-acid sequence MKKELLHKPFVLFGAILDKIIFTHVLVLGLPTILYYCVLVNGGDLVVLHLLIPILYVVTSVVVMGEALATLTAYRSFRRYKPQRGLLQKWIGQDRQHRRVTQAPAVTVPELQPPRSSLIVAAYLPNEQDIIFETLEYILGTIHRPPAGFELILAYNRPERLAIEAELEAMAEKYPELVLLNVEGSRSKAENINEALKIVTGDVTGILDADHRPNPDCFERAWRWLATGQYAAVQGRNVIRNYNENLLARLIGVEFECMYGVSHPAKSLLVDTGMFCGSNGYWRTSILRRVKFSHRMLTEDIDATLRALLRGHNIMHDPNIITTELAPESLKAFWSQRKRWAQGWLEVALKHQMPLIRSRKLDGWQKVYWSMLLIYSAAFHFIALQVFPMFIGLTLSQLEAPTVAQEYVWFTTGMTLLSGPIQALAAWAVRSRSTKQTFFDYVFYCIAIPFYCIFKNVIAIIAIYDHFMGDREWVVTARGSSNRPAPMGLPYADVRDRAS is encoded by the coding sequence ATGAAAAAGGAACTGCTGCACAAGCCGTTTGTCCTGTTTGGTGCGATTTTAGACAAGATTATTTTTACCCATGTACTTGTGCTGGGTCTGCCAACTATTCTTTATTACTGTGTGTTGGTCAACGGTGGCGATTTAGTCGTGTTGCATCTGTTAATTCCGATCCTATACGTCGTGACCTCTGTGGTGGTGATGGGAGAGGCGTTGGCGACACTGACGGCTTATCGCAGCTTTCGGCGCTATAAACCCCAGCGGGGGCTACTGCAAAAGTGGATTGGCCAGGATCGACAGCATCGTCGTGTGACGCAAGCTCCAGCCGTAACTGTTCCCGAGTTGCAGCCACCGCGAAGTTCGCTGATTGTGGCGGCTTATCTGCCGAATGAGCAAGATATTATTTTCGAGACGCTGGAGTATATTCTCGGGACAATTCACCGTCCACCCGCCGGATTTGAGCTGATTCTGGCCTATAACCGTCCAGAACGATTGGCGATCGAAGCTGAGCTTGAGGCGATGGCGGAAAAGTACCCCGAGTTGGTGCTGCTGAACGTTGAAGGGAGTCGATCGAAGGCCGAGAATATTAATGAAGCGCTGAAAATTGTGACGGGCGACGTGACCGGCATTCTGGATGCTGACCATCGACCGAATCCCGATTGTTTTGAGCGGGCTTGGCGCTGGTTGGCGACAGGGCAATATGCTGCTGTTCAAGGTCGCAACGTGATTCGTAACTACAATGAAAATTTGCTGGCGCGCCTAATTGGGGTGGAGTTTGAATGTATGTATGGTGTCAGCCATCCGGCGAAGTCGCTGTTGGTTGATACCGGGATGTTCTGTGGATCGAACGGGTATTGGCGGACGAGTATTTTGCGCCGTGTGAAGTTCTCCCACCGGATGTTGACCGAGGATATTGATGCCACATTGCGGGCGTTGTTGCGGGGGCATAACATCATGCATGACCCCAACATTATTACGACGGAGCTGGCTCCGGAGAGTCTCAAGGCCTTTTGGTCCCAGCGGAAGCGGTGGGCTCAAGGTTGGTTGGAGGTGGCATTAAAGCACCAGATGCCGCTGATTCGATCACGCAAACTTGATGGGTGGCAGAAGGTCTACTGGAGCATGCTGCTGATTTATAGTGCGGCCTTCCACTTCATCGCGCTACAGGTCTTCCCGATGTTTATTGGTTTGACCTTGAGCCAGTTGGAAGCGCCGACGGTGGCGCAGGAATATGTCTGGTTTACGACCGGGATGACTTTGCTCAGTGGGCCGATTCAGGCATTAGCCGCTTGGGCCGTACGTAGCCGTTCCACCAAGCAGACATTCTTCGATTATGTGTTTTATTGCATTGCGATTCCGTTCTACTGCATTTTCAAGAACGTCATTGCGATTATTGCAATTTACGATCACTTTATGGGCGATCGTGAATGGGTTGTGACGGCCCGTGGTTCATCGAATCGTCCGGCACCCATGGGATTGCCCTATGCCGACGTGCGCGATCGCGCCAGCTAA